In a single window of the Bacillus clarus genome:
- a CDS encoding NTTRR-F1 domain, with translation MINNRIVNGGFETGTLAPFTVNNVSFVTIDSTHSHSGTFSARLSGGLVDAIIAQSFLVSPNEIFELFVSLAKLGPAPSPTIAINIYYFNGSTFLGNGLATFIISNRIPDINENDWLEIYETTSPVPATANIALVVITKFSAAGSADVFIDDVALLSVPNLPGSTGATGPTGNTGPTGATGPTGATGPTGNTGPTGATGPTGDTGPTGNTGPTGATGPTGDTGPTGNTGPTGDTGPTGDTGPTGNTGPTGDTGPTGATGPTGDTGPTGDTGPTGDTGPTGNTGPTGNTGPTGATGPTGDTGPTGNTGPTGDTGPTGDTGPTGATGPTGPGSILFSDTDSVTQPLGALPTNVLQVTAVPITAGDQLKFDFTVQVLVTPTLPTWSVVLTVVLSSSVDGPLLTQTYHLSDDTNIGTQTIKVAEVFANTPSVNSHDYTVSITATNVNASTSAEVRGLTILRFDA, from the coding sequence TTGATTAATAATCGTATTGTAAATGGAGGATTTGAGACGGGGACTCTTGCTCCATTTACTGTAAATAACGTCTCTTTTGTTACTATTGATAGCACACACAGTCATTCTGGTACATTCAGTGCTAGGTTATCTGGAGGTTTAGTTGACGCTATTATTGCTCAATCGTTTCTGGTATCTCCAAATGAAATCTTCGAACTTTTTGTATCCCTTGCTAAACTTGGGCCAGCTCCTAGTCCTACAATAGCTATCAATATTTACTATTTTAATGGAAGTACTTTTTTGGGAAATGGCTTAGCTACTTTCATAATATCCAATCGTATCCCCGATATTAACGAAAACGATTGGTTAGAAATTTATGAGACAACCTCTCCAGTACCAGCTACGGCTAATATAGCATTAGTAGTTATCACTAAGTTTTCCGCAGCAGGAAGTGCAGATGTATTTATTGATGATGTGGCCCTTTTATCTGTCCCTAATCTACCTGGATCGACTGGTGCTACTGGACCAACTGGAAACACTGGACCAACTGGTGCTACCGGACCGACTGGTGCTACTGGACCAACTGGAAACACTGGACCAACTGGTGCTACCGGACCGACTGGTGATACTGGACCAACTGGAAACACTGGACCAACTGGTGCTACCGGACCGACTGGTGATACTGGACCAACTGGAAACACTGGACCGACTGGTGATACTGGACCGACTGGTGATACTGGACCAACTGGAAACACTGGACCGACTGGTGATACTGGACCAACTGGTGCTACCGGACCGACTGGTGATACTGGACCGACTGGTGATACTGGACCGACTGGTGATACTGGACCAACTGGAAACACTGGACCAACTGGAAACACTGGACCAACTGGTGCTACCGGACCGACTGGTGATACTGGACCAACTGGAAACACTGGACCGACTGGTGATACCGGACCGACTGGTGATACTGGACCAACTGGTGCTACCGGACCGACTGGACCTGGTTCAATATTATTTAGTGATACAGATTCGGTAACGCAACCATTAGGTGCTTTGCCAACAAATGTTCTTCAGGTAACAGCTGTACCTATAACAGCAGGTGATCAATTGAAATTTGATTTCACTGTACAAGTTTTAGTAACTCCAACATTACCAACATGGTCAGTTGTCCTTACCGTCGTATTATCCAGCTCCGTTGATGGACCTCTCCTCACACAGACTTATCACTTATCCGATGATACTAACATTGGTACTCAAACAATAAAAGTAGCAGAAGTATTTGCAAATACCCCTTCTGTCAACTCCCATGATTACACTGTTAGTATTACTGCTACCAATGTCAACGCTTCAACATCAGCAGAAGTTAGAGGATTAACAATTCTTAGATTTGATGCTTAA
- a CDS encoding DUF3954 domain-containing protein: MAIIKEDIAEMKAEISLAENMIYVVKDGQIHSIEPPTSGHGEQSFIYKSGKVTRMDERKTHLI, from the coding sequence ATGGCGATTATTAAAGAAGATATTGCAGAAATGAAAGCCGAGATTTCTTTAGCTGAAAATATGATTTATGTTGTGAAAGATGGACAAATTCATTCGATTGAACCACCAACAAGTGGTCATGGTGAACAGTCGTTTATATACAAGAGTGGAAAAGTAACTCGGATGGATGAGCGGAAGACGCACTTAATTTAA
- a CDS encoding DUF7448 domain-containing protein — MEQILKIEAHQEEVRWSSMSGYAITTNEQVIKLLIDDEQSCCENWGYFMSEDDFNDFIGAELIDVKITDTELKEGLLKKHDLDIEDEYFEGDVMFVDIVTSKGTLQFVAYNEHNGYYGHEAKVISKQINHDEVL, encoded by the coding sequence ATGGAACAAATTTTAAAAATTGAAGCACATCAAGAAGAAGTGCGATGGTCAAGCATGAGTGGTTACGCTATTACGACAAACGAACAAGTAATAAAGCTATTGATTGACGACGAACAAAGTTGCTGTGAAAACTGGGGTTACTTTATGTCGGAAGATGACTTTAATGATTTTATAGGAGCCGAACTTATTGATGTAAAAATAACCGATACGGAATTAAAAGAAGGTCTCCTTAAAAAGCATGATTTGGATATAGAAGATGAATATTTTGAAGGTGACGTGATGTTCGTTGACATTGTCACATCTAAAGGAACTCTCCAGTTTGTCGCTTACAACGAACATAATGGATATTACGGTCATGAGGCTAAAGTTATTTCAAAACAAATTAATCATGATGAAGTGCTATAA
- the dnaB gene encoding replicative DNA helicase, which translates to MSNEIIRNVEAEQSILGSIITEGDLIKDCQLKPKQFSIPTHQVIFKVMRELEDAESPIDLVALVGKFEESFMNQIGGIVFFINLTEVVSTTKNFSYHEGLVIEAWKMRHAQEVAGNLYNRLQQDKDMSAISKSIDELSAIEETGYSDDFNLNETLVDLYKKMQIDVGDLTGINTGYDDLNRMTSGLQEGDLIIVGARPSMGKTAFVLNIAYHAANSNAATGVFSLEMGEEQLLKRMISSTGNVEATKLKNPKKLCNLKDWEKISQAMGLINDLPLEIYDKANVTMQEIYTKTRKLKRKYPDKKVLIAIDYLQLIVGDPKHRGNRMQEIGEISRKLKLMARELNVCVVALSQLSRAVESRQDKRPLLSDLRENGQIEQDADLIAFLYREDYYDAETENKNITEIILAKQRNGPVGVVELAFVKEFSKFVNLDRRLHQQQEVQ; encoded by the coding sequence ATGAGTAACGAAATCATTCGTAATGTAGAAGCTGAACAAAGTATTCTAGGGAGCATTATCACAGAAGGTGACTTGATAAAAGATTGTCAGTTAAAGCCAAAACAATTTTCTATTCCAACACATCAAGTAATTTTTAAAGTGATGAGAGAACTAGAGGATGCTGAAAGTCCAATAGACCTTGTAGCTTTAGTTGGGAAGTTTGAAGAGAGCTTTATGAATCAAATCGGTGGTATTGTGTTCTTTATCAATTTGACTGAGGTCGTTTCAACAACAAAGAACTTTTCATATCACGAAGGTTTAGTAATTGAAGCATGGAAGATGCGACATGCTCAAGAGGTTGCTGGTAATTTATATAATCGCCTTCAGCAAGACAAGGACATGAGTGCGATTAGTAAATCAATTGATGAGTTAAGCGCAATTGAAGAGACTGGTTATTCAGATGATTTTAATCTAAACGAAACACTCGTAGATTTATATAAAAAAATGCAAATTGATGTTGGTGATTTAACAGGCATAAACACTGGTTACGATGATTTGAATAGGATGACTTCAGGATTACAGGAAGGCGATTTAATTATCGTAGGTGCTCGGCCCTCGATGGGAAAAACAGCATTTGTATTAAATATCGCTTATCATGCAGCGAACTCTAATGCAGCAACAGGAGTTTTCTCACTGGAGATGGGTGAAGAACAATTACTCAAGCGGATGATTTCAAGTACCGGAAATGTAGAGGCTACGAAATTAAAGAATCCTAAAAAGCTATGTAATCTAAAAGACTGGGAAAAGATTAGCCAAGCAATGGGCTTAATAAATGATTTGCCGTTAGAAATATACGATAAAGCAAATGTGACGATGCAAGAGATTTACACTAAAACTAGGAAGCTAAAGCGTAAATACCCTGATAAAAAAGTACTAATTGCAATTGATTACTTGCAGCTTATTGTGGGTGATCCGAAGCATAGAGGGAATCGCATGCAAGAAATCGGTGAGATTAGCCGTAAGTTGAAATTGATGGCTAGGGAGTTAAATGTATGTGTAGTTGCATTATCGCAGTTAAGTCGTGCCGTTGAAAGCAGACAAGATAAAAGACCGTTGTTATCTGATTTACGTGAGAATGGGCAAATTGAGCAAGATGCAGATTTAATTGCATTCTTATATCGCGAAGATTACTACGATGCAGAAACAGAAAACAAAAACATAACGGAAATCATTTTAGCTAAACAGAGAAATGGCCCAGTTGGTGTTGTCGAATTGGCATTCGTTAAAGAGTTTAGTAAGTTTGTTAACTTAGACCGTAGATTACATCAGCAACAGGAGGTTCAATAA
- the ltrA gene encoding group II intron reverse transcriptase/maturase has translation MSTTLRHAEYYDIQRAFDDLYQRSENNAAKGINLYKHIISKENILLAYRNIKANTGSKTEGTDGITIDHYKMEDADSFVDNIRKALADYKPNTVRRVEIPKANGKKRPLGIPTMRDRLIQQMFKQVLEPICEAKFYKHSYGFRPNRSTHHAMARCQYLINRGRFSHVVDIDIQGFFDNVNHSKLLKQLYNIGITDKRVLTIISKMLKAPIKGEGIPTKGTPQGGILSPLLSNVVLNDLDWWISSQWENIKTRKPYTIATKNPLLIKAKLKKMYIVRYADDFKIFTNNHKSATKIFHAVEGYLKNQLNLNISNEKSTITNLKRKSSDFLGFSIKSVKKRKRYVANTYVSEKKKKDILEKAKTRIKAIQKSPTAKTVWDYNSYVLGIKNYYRIATHVTVDFVEIAFRLSKTLFNRLKSIGKYKIPTNANALYKRTHRNNYRTFEIAGNHVYPLADIQTRFPQSFSQDICNYTKQGRQKLIKSLKGNIANEMQKMLLSSNKGQSMEYTDNRISRYSMQNGKCAVIGIFLIAEDVHCHHKIPKGMGGTDEFNNLIIVHEFVHRLIHATNEETIRTYMRILQLNDKQLKKINKIRKACNLVTLA, from the coding sequence GTGAGTACAACATTACGACATGCAGAATATTACGATATACAAAGAGCGTTCGATGATTTATATCAACGTAGCGAAAACAATGCCGCTAAAGGCATAAATTTATATAAACACATCATATCAAAAGAAAATATTCTACTGGCATATAGAAACATAAAGGCTAACACTGGCTCTAAAACTGAAGGAACAGATGGTATCACAATCGACCACTACAAAATGGAAGATGCAGATTCTTTTGTTGATAATATAAGAAAAGCTCTTGCAGACTACAAACCAAATACGGTACGTAGGGTAGAAATACCTAAAGCAAATGGAAAGAAACGCCCATTAGGAATTCCTACAATGAGAGATAGATTGATTCAACAAATGTTCAAACAAGTTCTAGAACCAATATGCGAAGCAAAATTCTACAAGCATTCATATGGATTCAGACCTAACAGGTCAACACACCATGCAATGGCTAGGTGTCAATACTTGATAAACAGAGGGAGATTTAGTCACGTAGTAGATATTGATATACAAGGTTTCTTTGACAACGTGAACCATTCCAAATTATTAAAACAACTATACAACATAGGCATAACTGATAAAAGGGTGCTGACGATTATCTCAAAAATGTTAAAAGCACCAATCAAAGGAGAAGGTATTCCTACAAAAGGAACTCCGCAAGGAGGAATCCTGAGTCCGTTACTTAGTAACGTTGTATTAAACGATTTGGATTGGTGGATATCGAGTCAATGGGAGAATATTAAAACAAGGAAACCATATACAATAGCAACCAAAAATCCATTGTTGATAAAAGCAAAATTGAAGAAAATGTATATAGTTAGGTATGCGGATGATTTCAAAATATTCACCAACAATCATAAATCTGCAACTAAAATATTCCATGCAGTAGAAGGATATCTCAAAAATCAATTAAACCTTAATATATCTAATGAAAAATCAACTATAACCAACCTAAAAAGAAAATCTTCGGATTTTCTAGGGTTCTCTATCAAATCTGTAAAAAAGCGTAAAAGATATGTAGCAAACACATATGTAAGCGAGAAAAAGAAAAAGGATATCCTTGAAAAAGCAAAAACAAGGATTAAAGCAATTCAAAAGAGTCCAACAGCAAAAACAGTATGGGATTATAACTCCTATGTACTTGGTATTAAAAATTATTACAGAATCGCAACACATGTGACCGTAGACTTTGTAGAAATAGCCTTTCGTCTCTCGAAAACTTTGTTTAATCGTCTAAAATCAATAGGGAAATATAAGATTCCTACCAATGCGAATGCATTATACAAAAGAACTCATAGGAACAATTATAGAACCTTTGAAATAGCAGGCAATCATGTATATCCACTAGCGGACATACAAACACGATTCCCTCAAAGTTTCAGTCAAGACATATGCAATTACACTAAGCAGGGAAGACAAAAACTCATCAAAAGCCTAAAGGGTAACATTGCCAATGAAATGCAAAAGATGTTGCTATCCTCCAATAAAGGACAAAGCATGGAGTATACAGATAACAGAATATCCAGGTATTCCATGCAAAATGGTAAATGTGCTGTCATCGGAATCTTCTTAATAGCTGAAGATGTGCACTGTCACCATAAAATACCGAAAGGTATGGGAGGAACTGACGAGTTTAATAACCTGATTATTGTACATGAATTTGTCCACAGATTGATTCACGCTACAAATGAAGAGACGATTAGAACATATATGAGGATACTTCAATTGAACGATAAACAATTGAAGAAAATAAACAAAATCCGTAAAGCTTGTAATCTAGTTACTTTAGCATAA
- a CDS encoding DnaD domain-containing protein codes for MALYRTVQVSFWKDAKVIEEMTPEDKLFDLYLLTNPCTTQIGVYQITKKQMAFDLGYSMETINALLDRFENHHKLVKYNPDTREIAIINWGKYNLNRGGKPIEDCVRKELDGVVDINLVRLVSPKVKNDKIRAMFEAFIANNDTSDDTLTTSGEKEKEKEKEKQQQEKECADVVAVNPISFYEQNFGFITPFIADGINAWIDDLNAELVVKAMEIALEKNTRNMSYVNTILRDWHLKGLKTVADVESADKAFRAQRTAQTQKQSPYQQKGLSESTKNVLQQQESWEQNIPTDEELAALNQQNGWMMQ; via the coding sequence ATGGCATTGTACAGAACAGTTCAAGTTTCATTTTGGAAGGATGCAAAAGTTATTGAGGAAATGACTCCAGAAGATAAGTTGTTTGATTTATATCTTCTTACTAATCCATGTACGACACAAATTGGCGTGTATCAAATTACTAAGAAGCAAATGGCATTTGATTTAGGGTATTCAATGGAAACAATCAATGCTTTGTTAGATCGTTTTGAAAACCATCATAAGCTAGTGAAATACAACCCTGATACACGTGAAATAGCGATTATTAATTGGGGGAAATACAACTTAAATAGAGGCGGAAAACCGATTGAAGATTGTGTGCGTAAGGAACTTGATGGGGTTGTTGATATTAATCTTGTTCGTCTAGTTTCTCCTAAAGTAAAAAATGATAAAATCCGTGCAATGTTTGAGGCATTTATTGCTAATAACGATACGTCGGACGATACGTTAACGACAAGTGGGGAAAAAGAAAAAGAAAAAGAAAAAGAAAAACAACAACAAGAAAAAGAGTGCGCGGACGTTGTTGCAGTTAATCCAATTTCTTTTTACGAGCAAAACTTCGGATTCATTACACCTTTTATTGCAGATGGCATCAATGCTTGGATAGATGATTTAAATGCAGAATTAGTTGTTAAAGCTATGGAGATTGCTTTAGAAAAAAATACTAGAAACATGTCTTACGTAAATACGATTTTAAGAGATTGGCATCTTAAAGGCTTAAAAACAGTAGCTGATGTTGAATCGGCTGATAAAGCATTTCGTGCTCAACGAACGGCACAAACACAGAAACAATCTCCGTACCAACAGAAGGGCCTATCTGAATCTACTAAAAACGTATTACAGCAACAAGAATCATGGGAACAAAACATCCCTACAGACGAAGAACTTGCAGCACTTAATCAACAGAATGGATGGATGATGCAATGA
- a CDS encoding helix-turn-helix domain-containing protein, with product MDGPKEIRMELGISIEEAARKLNISGGYLSQIENGQRQISAERADQIAKLYGKRKEDIFLPTRYSVCKVLKR from the coding sequence ATGGATGGCCCAAAAGAAATTCGTATGGAATTGGGGATTAGTATTGAAGAAGCTGCAAGGAAACTTAATATTTCAGGCGGATATCTATCACAAATTGAAAATGGACAAAGGCAAATTAGCGCAGAGAGAGCTGATCAAATAGCAAAGTTATACGGAAAGAGAAAAGAAGATATTTTTTTACCTACTCGCTATTCAGTTTGCAAAGTTTTAAAGCGATAA
- a CDS encoding sulfotransferase family 2 domain-containing protein — protein MPTTTIYDFITKDGRFPHVHKNFPLVLFWSQKSGCTSLAHWFFYQINLFEEAIKYNSFIHNYEFEIYKNSISYFTDLANTLQTKEKDTYKLVRNPYKRAVSSFFSLIPPPYFDTPEPDWRPIRRLLYGNESCNKKISFKLFLYYLKSHATNFEDVDPHLTPQYIQGEEEFVTNYIYLENFSDTVSNLEDKYRLKKSPLNLLTKSWHHQSHKAIYKGNYADADITNPLFPKLPTYDSFYDEEAIQLVKDIFKQDFNMYGYSLNPL, from the coding sequence ATGCCTACCACAACTATTTACGATTTTATAACTAAAGATGGGCGCTTTCCTCATGTTCACAAAAATTTCCCCTTAGTCTTATTCTGGAGCCAAAAAAGCGGTTGTACTTCACTAGCGCATTGGTTCTTTTATCAAATTAACTTATTTGAAGAGGCTATAAAGTATAACTCATTCATTCACAACTACGAATTTGAAATTTATAAAAATTCTATATCCTATTTCACTGATTTAGCCAATACGTTACAAACGAAAGAAAAAGACACGTATAAACTGGTAAGAAACCCCTACAAAAGAGCAGTAAGCTCATTTTTCTCTCTTATCCCGCCACCATATTTCGATACTCCTGAACCTGATTGGAGACCCATCCGTCGTCTTCTTTATGGTAATGAGTCTTGCAATAAAAAAATTTCCTTTAAGCTTTTTTTGTATTATTTAAAATCACATGCAACAAATTTTGAAGACGTAGATCCTCACCTCACACCACAATATATACAAGGAGAAGAAGAGTTTGTTACAAATTACATTTATCTAGAGAATTTCTCTGATACTGTTTCAAATTTAGAAGACAAATATAGATTAAAAAAATCTCCTTTAAACCTATTGACCAAATCATGGCACCACCAAAGTCACAAAGCTATTTATAAAGGAAACTATGCAGATGCTGACATTACCAATCCCTTATTCCCAAAGCTCCCAACCTATGATAGTTTTTATGATGAAGAAGCTATCCAGTTAGTTAAAGACATTTTCAAACAAGACTTCAATATGTACGGTTACTCTTTAAATCCTCTTTGA